A genomic window from Flavobacterium sp. I3-2 includes:
- a CDS encoding thioredoxin fold domain-containing protein — protein MKKKFLNKKYMVLFCIWMNFGFSQVQMFDINQIDSLMQLKAKPILMLLSTDWCSYCKVQKQLVQKSEVFKKQASNFYYSEFDAESFDVIIFNKTQFKSNNKKKRKTTHELAMALNGNNKPVYPMWILLDENYQILYKYSGFLKPKFLDELVEKI, from the coding sequence ATGAAAAAGAAGTTTTTGAATAAGAAATACATGGTTTTGTTTTGTATTTGGATGAATTTCGGTTTCAGTCAAGTACAAATGTTCGATATAAATCAAATCGATTCGTTGATGCAGCTTAAAGCAAAACCTATTTTAATGTTACTTTCAACCGATTGGTGTTCGTATTGTAAAGTTCAAAAACAATTGGTTCAGAAAAGTGAAGTGTTTAAAAAACAAGCATCTAATTTTTATTATTCAGAATTTGATGCCGAAAGTTTTGATGTTATTATTTTTAATAAAACCCAATTCAAAAGCAACAACAAAAAGAAACGAAAAACCACGCACGAACTCGCAATGGCTCTAAACGGAAACAACAAACCTGTTTATCCTATGTGGATTCTTTTAGACGAAAATTATCAAATCCTATACAAATATTCAGGTTTTTTAAAACCTAAGTTTCTGGATGAGTTGGTAGAGAAAATTTAG